In Phaeodactylum tricornutum CCAP 1055/1 chromosome 30, whole genome shotgun sequence, a single window of DNA contains:
- a CDS encoding predicted protein, with translation MESVRIPQRRRTSSSWWRRTWVWVATLPRPTSAVEVRRHPIRMRRIPSPYVAYGSTTSALPFRIVRGGAQSSRPSFDKKDDDDDEWEDWDDLDRDDSEHDTTERSTQSKPQLDDDDNEFMKDADEDGAILSSPFLDSFQEEVHRIVAEYRSEVRQTFQQLQREILLERQQWEPTTSDRSPNDLSDAGLSDDDEIDRDEGPDQAGDWSSTDEDSNNLDDEDYQDKDETDPVPEYLDVFRDLDASHVGMGETEDYNNDNFDDDDDNLAVDHSLLPKGTSAATDTSNETTEANVEVHLPRTNEKRRKKKKKTKKKATPSRPTD, from the coding sequence ATGGAGTCGGTACGGATCCCGCAGCGGAGGaggacgtcgtcgtcgtggtggcgACGGACGTGGGTGTGGGTGGCGACCTTGCCCCGTCCCACGTCGGCCGTGGAGGTTCGTCGACATCCAATCCGGATGCGACGGATACCGTCCCCGTACGTTGCGTACGGTAGTACTACATCAGCGTTGCCTTTTCGCATCGTTCGGGGAGGCGCGCAATCGTCCCGACCGTCGTTCGACAAGaaggatgatgatgatgacgaatGGGAAGACTGGGATGATCTGGATCGTGACGATTCGGAACACGATACGACGGAGCGTTCGACTCAATCCAAGCCACAACTAGACGATGATGATAACGAGTTTATGAAAGACGCAGACGAGGACGGGGCGATTCTGTCGAGTCCCTTTCTCGACAGTTTTCAGGAAGAAGTCCATCGGATCGTGGCGGAATACCGCTCGGAGGTCCGACAAACCTTTCAACAATTGCAAAGGGAAATACTGTTGGAACGTCAGCAATGGGAACCGACAACGTCGGATCGATCCCCGAACGATCTTTCCGACGCGGGTCtgtcggacgacgacgagatcGACCGGGATGAGGGGCCGGACCAAGCCGGGGATTGGAGTTCTACCGACGAGGATAGTAACAACCTAGACGACGAAGACTACCAGGACAAAGACGAAACCGATCCGGTACCCGAATATCTGGATGTCTTTCGCGACTTGGACGCCTCACACGTGGGAATGGGGGAAACCGAGGActacaacaacgacaacttcgacgacgacgacgacaatctgGCCGTGGATCATTCATTGTTACCAAAGGGAACGTCCGCAGCAACGGATACGAGCAACGAAACCACGGAAGCGAACGTCGAGGTACATTTACCGCGTACCAACGAAAAGcgccggaagaaaaagaagaaaacaaagaaaaaggccacACCGTCCCGACCGACCGATTGA